From the Kwoniella dendrophila CBS 6074 chromosome 8, complete sequence genome, the window GGCGAACACCacaaattgaaaaacaatatactgaaattggtggtggatcacCTATATTAAAATGGACAAAAattcaaggtgaagaaatgTGTAAaattttagatgaaactAATCCTGAAACTGCACCACATAAACCTTACGTAGCATTTAGATATGCTAAACCATTAACAGAAGATTGTTTatcagaaatgaaaaaagatGGTGTAACTAGAGCTATAGCATTTACACAATATCCACAATATAGTTGTTCAACTACAGGTTCATCTTTAAATGAATTATACAGGTTAAGTAAAAAAGATGGttatggtgataatggttcAATAAAATGGAGTGTTTTAGATAGATGGCCTACAAATCAAGGTTTAGTAGATGTAAGTTAAAAGCTATTTTTTCGTTATCGTCTATATGAGCTTGGTGCGGTTCACACGCTCGATCATGGAATTATTTAACGCTACCAGTTCATGTGCTGATAGATACACCTTACCATCTGTAGGCTTTTGCGCACAACGTCAAAACAGCCTTACAGCAATATCCAGAAGAAATCAGGAAAGATGTTGTTATCATGTTCTCAGCACattcattacctttagaGATTgtaaagtgagtatcatTCATCTCGGAAGCAGTCTTTGTTAGATCCTCCCAGTTGACCTTTGGTTGTTACGTTCTTAGCCGAGGTGATCCATACACAGCTGAAGTAGCAGCAACAGTACATGCAGTAATGACAAAATTGAACTTTTCCAACCCGTATGTCTCCCCCCATTTGTACATTCACTAAAAATAGACGCTGACTTCGGTCATAATGTCCACAGATACCGACTTACATGGCAATCCAAAGTTGGCCCTAAAGCATGGCAAGGCCCTCAAACAGCATCAGCTATTGAAGGATTTGCAAAGATTGGTAAAAAGGAGATTTGTTTAGTACCTATAGCATTCACAAGTGATCATATCGAGACTTTATACGAATTGGACATTGAGGTACAGGAAGAAGCTGAGAAGGTGAGTCCTTTTTACTAGAGCCGATATCAAATATGGTGTCTCTATAATTTACAAGCTAATCTTGAGTTGTGCCCTTGAAATAGCTTGGTGTCCACCTTACACGTGCATCATCTTTGAATGACTCGCCAATATTCATAAAAGCAATCGCAGATTTAGTTTCAACACATTTAAGAGACtttgaatcaggtaaaattgGT encodes:
- a CDS encoding ferrochelatase; this encodes MGGPSTIPEVHDFLSRLFHDHDLIPLPFQSVLAPVIAKRRTPQIEKQYTEIGGGSPILKWTKIQGEEMCKILDETNPETAPHKPYVAFRYAKPLTEDCLSEMKKDGVTRAIAFTQYPQYSCSTTGSSLNELYRLSKKDGYGDNGSIKWSVLDRWPTNQGLVDAFAHNVKTALQQYPEEIRKDVVIMFSAHSLPLEIVNRGDPYTAEVAATVHAVMTKLNFSNPYRLTWQSKVGPKAWQGPQTASAIEGFAKIGKKEICLVPIAFTSDHIETLYELDIEVQEEAEKLGVHLTRASSLNDSPIFIKAIADLVSTHLRDFESGKIGPTGQQLLLRCPGCKNPKCGKTKEWLATGGNALSAAA